In Tenrec ecaudatus isolate mTenEca1 chromosome 9, mTenEca1.hap1, whole genome shotgun sequence, the DNA window TGACTTGCCACCTCTTTTGCAGGAAAAAGCAAATTAATTCTGCACCCCCTGACAATGAAAATCTTTTATatgatagcccataatccaggataaagtgtaggcatctgcttttgcagcccctccccccaatttAGTGTATGAACACATATACCAAATAGACAAAACAGCAGTCTCATGGGGCAgcgtcacccactttgggaaacactagaTGCCTAGGTCTCTTTCTTGAATAGTTTAGCTTAGAGCCCATTGTTCTAAAATATCATTAGAGTTGCTTTTCCATAAATGTTTCTTCAAATTTGTATTCACTGATGCTTATTTTCCAAGACTTGCTGCTTTTTCTGTCCATGAAGTTTATGATGATGTTACAGAGCATAAACACAGCAAAGCACACCCCACTTCAACAGCTTCTCATGTCTTGGTTACTGACATTGACTGCATTCTTCCAACTGCTGTCACTCACTCATTGAGCTGTCCTTGACTCGTTAACATACACTCACTGGGCCTGAGGGTCGTCTCTAACCTTTGACTTGCTGTTGTCAATCCGGGTCCCTTGTAGATGATCCTTAAAAGTGAACAACGCTCAAGGCCTTGCTTTTTAAGCTTCAACTGTTACTCAGTTTTAAGATTTCCAGGGTCTTTTTGACTATAAGGTTCAAAGAATATCTCGGGCAATAAGTTTCAGGGGTTCCTCACCTCCACCTCCCACAAGAACTTGCTGTCATTTAATTTCACATTTTGGTTTCTGGAAAAGCTTTGTTTGCCATTGCACACATTGTTTTGGCGAATATGCATTGATCCTCTGGTAGTGAACTCAGTAAAGAATGAGACCCCTATAAAGTTCTCAGTCATTGCTTCTCAAAgcagtgtaatcccgagtgtggcttggggttaccgcttctgacaggtaacatttaccccgagccacacttgggattaccaccagggaggttaaatAAAACTCTAAACTCCCTACCATCGAGTCCACgtggactcatagtgagcctatagggcagggtagaactgcttctgtgagtgtctgagatgataacactttatgggagtagaaagctccgtgcTTCTCCTTTGGAGTAGTGGGGggaggatttgaaccattgatcttgtggttagcagctcaatgtataaccactatgctaccagggcaccTCCTTTTCTCCAAAGAACTTTTTGTGGACCATGTTCAGTACCAGTGTTTTTAGTGCTGAATTGCCCATTAAATCAGTTATAGCAATTTCCAATCCCTTCCAAGCACTTATCATATATACCCGAGTATAATCCGACCCAACTGTCAgctgaggcacttaattttaccacaaaaacggcattaaaaatgtgatgaccccatcagacttgactggaaaacactcattaaggccaacaaacagactttgaactatttataggcctttccatttttgtcagtagatttctttttgttgctgttgtgcttgttactgttttgttggtcttgacttcctttgttgttttatttggctttgctgggtttttgcgcttattaatgtctttgcatgtctatctagataagataggcgggataaataattcggagatgaaaagaatgggaccaatggtttcagGTGGATACGGAagaaggggagatgggagaaaaggaaccaacccagggacaagggaacaacaagtgaactaaaatcaatggaaagaatggcataggatgcctagtggggcttaatcaagggcaatgtagcagtgagaaattactaaacccaaatgaaggccaaatgaTGGCGggataagaagaaagtaaaaggaaatagaggaaagaaccaggaggcaaagtgcatttacagaggcctaaatacaggtgtgtgtgtgtgtgtgtgtgtgtgtgtgtgtgtgtgtgtgtgtgtgtaatgagaggggaatagaactaagtactcatctatatgttaagaattaaggttgcagatggacattgggccttgactcaagtattctctcaacacaagaacactttgttccaacaatCCGGCattcatcactgaagacaaaatgggtgcataagtaaatgtggtgaagaaagctgatggttccctgggggtctgggatctaaaggcttgaagataaacaagcggccatctaactgagaagcaacaaagcccacgtggaagaagcacatcagcccgtgtgatcatgaggtgtcaataggattaggtaccaggcatcttaagacccagaacaaaatcatactgaAGGTgaatggggcgggggcgggggcatggagtggagactcaatgcccatctgtagacaattggacatccccttgctgaggggtcacagtgaagagatgagccagtcagggtacagcatagcaccaatgaaacacacaactttcctctagttcgttggtgcttcctcacccccactatcatgacctcaattctactttacaaatgggattagaccggagcatgcacactgctacagataagcaacatagggaatccaggacagattaaacccctcagggccaacaaggattgaagagatgccaggaggattaggagagggtggcGCGAGAAAAGGAGCTCGATCACAGGCTCCccctagaactccctcccaggaggacaaacattGGAAAAGTGAGGAGTGATgggggatggtgtaagatatggaaataataatctataacttatcaagggttcgagagggagggagggcaggtggggcaggtgtgagaggaagggagaacaaatggggagctgatattaggagCTCAAGTGgggaaagaatgctttgaaaatgatgatggcagcatatgtgcaaatgtgctcgacacactggatgaatgtatggattgtgataagagatgtaaaatatttgaaggaaaaaaGCGTGCTGAAatattcggcttatacacgagtatttaCGGTATTTTGCCACTTAGCTCTACCAACATTGGGGGCTGTCATTTTATCCAATGCTGTTTCCTCACCATTTGCTGACTTTGACTTACCTGGCTGCAGAAGACACCTTTCCTACTTCTGATCCTTCTCAGGTGCCTCTGGTGCAGAGAGCTTTCCTTTCTCCTGATGGAGTCTCTGTCCCTTGGCCTTCCTCACGCGCTCTGCCAGCCCCGCCCACCCCTCCCAACACATATGCTGCTCCCCATTTCTGAAAAGGAGTAACTGATTTTGCATCTCTCCCTCAaatccaacccccccacccccactgcagttaaaaaaaagaaatgggactAAGCTTGTCAAACAAAAGTCCTTCAGGTGTTTCCTGTGGTCCTCTGCACAGTGGTCACTCGGCATCGAGAGGCTCCAAGCGTTTGGTGCCGCCTTCGGTGACACCTGTGCCTTTGTGGGCAGGTTCCAAAACTTCCCATCCACAGCCACAGTCCAAGTCCACCTGCCTGAAAACCGGACTTTGCATTCGAGTGAGGTGCTTCTGCCAACCCACGTGCACATAGTTAATATTTCCCGTTACCATTAGCGCCCATCGTTAAGTGGCTTCccagtggggtggggagtgggggtgtgtgtggctgCGTTTTGTTGGAGTGGCGTGTGTGAGAGGGAAACCAGATCTGCAGAGCTGTGGATCCCCGGGGATGGGGACAGATGCACCTTCACCTGCGCCCCTGCtggttttcagtggtttctttgttttccctCTGTTTCTCCTTTTCAAAATTACGAAAGCAGTCTAGCTGCAGGCAATGATTCTGATAGAAACATAGCTACCAATAATCCCACCACCCTGTGTCATTCATTACCTTTGCTCTCAGCTTAAATGTATATTGAGGTTTGTATTgtaatcatagtgtgtgtttgtatttttttttacttaaccCTGTAAGCGGTTTTCCTATTTTGTGACATAGCTTTCATGATGAGAATTTTTATTGACTGCATCACAATCCACCAGCAGGATTTGTCCACTCCCTTTTACTGGGCCTTCAggtcgtgtgtgtgtatgtacatttcTCTCATCTCATTGCAGCAGACAGTTTTGCATATaactcttaaaatatttttttatataACTCTTGAGATGTTTGGTCTGTATCTTGCAGCAAAGTTCTGGAAGTGGGGTTTCAGGACAAGGGTTTGGCATCTATTTGGTTTGGTGTAGCTGCCctactgctttctttttaaatcattttactgggggctcctacaacgcttatcacaatccatacacccatccattgtgtcaagaacatttgtgcatttgttgccatcatcattctcaaagcatttgctttctgtttgagccctttgtatcagcttctcattttctcccctccttccccacttctccctccctcatgagcccttgttaatttataaattattattttgtcatgtcttacactgtccgacgtcttccttcacccacttttctgttgtccgtcccccaggtaggaggttatatgtagatctttgtaattggttcctcctttctcccccaccttccctctagccTTCCAATATGGCCACTCACCcctgggcctgaagggatcatctgtcctggattccctgtgtttccagttcctatctgtaccagtgtacatcctctggtctagccagatttgtaaggtagaattgagatcatgatagttggggggagggtaggaagcatttaagaactagaggaaagttgtgtgtttcatctttgctaccctgcaacctgactgactgtctcctccctgagaccctcccataaggggatgtccagtttcctacagatgggctttgggtccctactctacacgccccctcactcacaatgatacgatgtttttgttctttgatgcctgataacttatcctattgacaccttgtgatcacacaggctggtgtgcttccatgtggccttttttgcttctgagctagatggccgcttgtttaccttcaagcctttaagaccccagatgctgtatcttttgatagctgggtaccatcaactttcttcaccaaatttgctcatgcacccatttgtcttagtgatcgtgtcgggaaggtgtgcatcatggaatgccagtttaatagaacaaagtgttcttgcattgagggagtacttgagtggaggcccaatcaatgtccatctgctaccttaatactaaacctctaaatatatgcacatctatttccccttcatcatatataaatatgtttacatatgtacatgccctttttagacctctataaatgccttttgcctcctagttctttcttctgtttcctttgactttcctcttgttccactatcatgctcagccttcatttgggtttcaggaattcctctcggttacattgcccttgatcaagctctcccaggcatcctacactctcctcaccaccagttttggatcacttgttcctttgtccctgggtttgtttgcaccatttcctttcccccacttcccctctcccatgtttcccgccagaaccattggtcccgttgttttctccttcagatagtTTATCCTGCTTATCATGTCTAGATAGACCCGCAGAGCCATGCTGCTTTCTAAAGGAGTTGTGCCAGCCTGCATCCAGAAAGTGGTCGGCATAACCACAGTGTAAGAAGTGTGCTGTACCAGGATGTCCCCAGGGTGCTAAAGCAGACGCAAGATTTATGACTGAATGAGGGATGTGGTGGGTTTCCATCCCGTTGCccactctcccccccaccccccaccccatacccTTCCGTAGCAGGCTGGAGCCAGCCAGGTTCATGTTTGCTGTCAGTGTGAGTATTACAGTACCTCCCTAATGGAAGGCCTCTTTCTAAGGCCATGCATGCTCCTTGCACCATCATTCTTCCTGAGATCAGGAAGGAAACAGGTGTGTGTTCTTGTGTAGTAAGTTAGAACAGATGTAGGGCTTTCCCCAATCTGCCCCCAGTCATCCTGTCCCTCACGTGTAACCGCCTCCCATTACCCACACTTACAACTCTGGGAAAACCAAGGAACTGAGGGCAACAGCTGAATAGAGCAAAATGCTCCTTGGGAACAATGGTCCTGGAGTTGCTTCAGGAGACAGTTAAGCACAAACCCTGGCACCAGCAACTGGTTTTCGGATTTGATTGAATTCATATAGCACAAATACAAAGGTTACTAAGAGAAAGTTAGCAGAGAATATTCTAGCCAAGTGTCCTATGAATGAGGAGTTTTCTAAAGCGGGGGATGCTGAGCTATGCGTTTCTGTAAGGGCTTGAGCCATTGGCTTTTTGCCAGAGCACTTGCTCCTGGGGTGATGCTTCTCCCTGACAAGTCAAGAGagtgtgctgtgcatgtgtaCTTACTTCTGAGCTCTGCGGCCCAGCCAGGAATAACCAAATATCAAGAGTTGGGGTTTGCCAGGCTGGCTTGTCACTTGGTGTAAACATCCTTCTTCAACCTGCCTCATCACAACATTTGACAAGCTTGGAATAAAACTTGCTAGGTGTGTTATTTTCTTTCCATAGTTCTGGGGGTCAAGGagggcgtggggggggggcgagggaggCTGGCTGCTGCAAAGGTGTACTGGCTGCATGTGCACCCGGGGCGGGTATGTAGTGTCGACTAAGTAGACAGAATCCTGTGGAATCCTGGTGACCGCTCTCTCTGTTTGCTGCTTCTTTTGTAGTCTTTGCCAGCATCCAGCCATGGGGGACATGAAAACCCCGGATTTTGATGATCTTCTGGCTGCCTTTGACATCCCAGACCCCACCAGCCTTGATGCCAAGGAGGCCATCCAGACCCCCAGCGAGGAGAATGAGAATCCCCTCAAAGCTTCAGGCATGTGTATGGACGAGAGCGTGTCCCTGTCTCACTCGGGGTCGGCCCCAGACGTGCCGGCCGTGAGTGTCATTGTCAAGAACACCAGCCGCCAGGAGTCCTTTGAAGCAGAgaaagaccacatcactcccagccTCCTACACAATGGCTTCCGGGGCCCAGACCTGCCACCAGACCCCCACAGCATGGGGCACAACTGTGGGAAGTTCGATTCCACGTTCATGAACGGAGACAGCGTCAGGAGCTTTCCTGGCAAGCTGGAGCCACCCAAGTCAGAGCCATTACCAACCTTTAACCAGTTCAGTCCGATCTCCAGCCCCGAGCCCGAGGACACCATCAAAGACAACGGGTTTGGGATGAAGCCCAAGCACTCGGACAGTTACTTCCCACCCCCTCCTGTGGGCGGCCCGGCCCTGGAAGCTCTGGGTAAGTTCCCAGTTCCGGAGCTACACATGTTTGATCACTTCTGTAAGAAAGAGCCGAAGTCAGAGCCGCTGCccctggagacccagcaggaacaGGAGCGGAGTGGGCCGAAGGCAGCGGAGCCTCACAAGGAACTGGATGCTAGCCGATTCTTTGGAGATGCTTTGGAGTTCAACAGCCACCCCAGGAACAGAATCTCAGAATCCAAAGGACTGGCCCCTGAGCTTGGCATGTGCTCGTCAGTGCCCCCTCGGCAGCGTCTTAAGCCAGTTCATTCCAAACTGTCCTCCTGCGttgcagccctggtggccctgcagGCCAAAAGAGCGGccagtgtcaccaaggaggaccaGCCTGGTCACACAAAAGATCCTTCAGGGCCCCCTAAGGAGGGTTCTAAAGGCAGCCCCAAAATGCCCAAGTCACCAAAGAGTCCCCGGAGTCCTCTGGAGGCCACCAGGAAAAGTATCAAGCCATCAGACAGCCCTCGGAGCATCTGCAGCGACAGTAGCAGCAAAGGCTCCCCTTCTGTGGCTGCCAGCTCCCCCCCAGCAATTCCCAAAGTCAGAATCAAAACCATTAAGACATCGTCAGGGGAAATCAAACGGACCGTCACCAGGATCTTGCCAGACCCTGATGACCCAACTAAGTCCCCCATTGGATCGCCTCTTGGGAGTGCCAGTGCTGAGGCTCCCAGCGAGGTGCCGGGGGACGAGGGCGTCACCCTGCCTGCGGAGGAGCACTTTGCTGAGGTGGACCTAAATTCAGGGAGCCCCCAGGAGGACCCAAAAGGAGAGGAGAGCAAGGCTGGGGAGCCTCCGTCTCCCAGCTGCAGCTCCGGGTCCCGGGCTTCGAAGGGGGCTGCCGTGGGCTCACAGACCGGCCGGAAACAGCAGCAGAGCTCAGCCCTTCAGGCCTCCAGCCTGGCTCCAgccaacctcctgcccaaagccGTCCACCTGGCCAACCTGAACCTGGTCCCCCACAGTGTGGCCGCGTCTGTGACGGCCAAGTCCTCGACTCCGAGGCGGAGCCAGCCCCAGCTCACGCAGATGTCAGTGCCCCTGGTCCACCAGGTGAAGAAGGCTGCCCCGCTGGCCGTGGAGCTCTTCAACAAGGTCCTCCACAGCGCCAACCCTGTGCCCGTCTACGCACCAAACCTCAGCCCCCCCGTGGACAGCAGGATCCACGTGCCGGCCAGCGGCTACTGCTGCCTGGAGTGTGGTGACGCCTTTGCCTTAGAGAAGAGCCTGAGCCAGCACTACAGCCGGCGCAGCGTCCACATCGAGGTGCTGTGCACTCTGTGCTCCAAGACGCTGCTCTTCTTCAACAAGTGCAGCCTGCTGCGGCACGCCCGCGACCACAAGAGCAAGGGGCTCGTCATGCAGTGCTCGCAGCTCCTCATGAAGCCTATCTCTGCAGACCAGATGTTTGTGTCGGCCCCTGTGAACTCCACGGCACCAGCAGCCCCAGCCGCCCCAGCCCCCTCGCCTTCCCCGAAACCCGACCTCACCTCGGGTCCCGCCGGCCCCCCTCCACCAGCCTTGCCACTCTACCCGGACCCTGTGCGGCTCATCCGGTACAGACTCAAGTGTCTTGAATGTCACAAGCCGGTGCAGGACTACATTGccctggctgcacacctccagagGCTGGCGGAAGAGACCGAGGGGCTGGTAAGTGGACCCACCCTCCAGGGCCTGGAGCCTGGAAGGAAGCCCCCTCCTTGCTGAGTCCTGGGGGGAGGGTGTCTGGCTTGATGGCTAGCCACTCACCTGAATGGATTGTGTTGGGGCTTTGTTAAGGCCTTCTGGTGGCACAGGTTAAGCGCTTGACCGCCAGCCAAAAGGtcagtgagtggttcaaacccaccagctgttcaaaagatgtggcagtccgcttCCGTAAAGATGGATGGCCTTGGCAGCCCCTGGAGGCCCTTCTCCTCTGCCTTCCTGgtccttatgaatcagaatccacccgGCAGCAGTAGATGGGGTTGATGGGCAAGACATCCTGCCCACAATCAAGGGGACACCTGAGGATAGATGGCCGTGCCCCTCCACTCACCTCACCCTCCAGGGGACTGTCAGGCAAACTGTTGCAGGCCCCAAGTTAGGTCTCGGCTGGGTGGTTTCACTCTGGCCTCTGGCAGAGTCAGCCCTGTCCAGACCCTGTCCCAGAGGACCCAGAGATGGAGCTCAGGGAGTCTCGGCTCCCTCCTCAGTTTGTACGTCTGACAGCCCAgtcatgtgcacaaggtgctgtcGTCCAGCCTGCAGTGGCCCAGCTATGCCTGTGTGGCTGGTTGCACCAGGGCTGACGTAGAAGGAAGGGCCGTAGCCTGGCTTGTGGGTCCAGCACAGAGGTTCTGACGTCCTCCTTTCCTGGTGTTCTGACCTCTTAGGCCTGTCTGCTTGTTCCCGTGCTTGGTTATATTTGAGGGGATGTGTTTGTTGGTCAGTCCCTTGGGTTTGAAGGTATTCAGTGTCACACCTCTCTTGGCATCCTTGGTGTCAGAGGCTGTCTGCATTAGCAATGTCCGGGCAAGGGGCTGCCTCCAGACATGGCCCAGAAGGCTGCAGGTGGCACAAGGAGGCCCTCAAACCTTCAAGAGTCCTTTTTTCCTCCAGGTTCTCTTTATGATTTGGCAAGTCCTCCCCCTCACTTGGACTTCCCTAAGCCAGGGCTCCAGAGGCCTGAGGAACGAGAAAGGTGTAGCTCAACCAGGGGCCTGTGTGCTTATTGGTGACCCATAGGCTCTGCCCATGATTCCTCAGTGCCTGCGGGCTCTGTGCCAGGTCACATCTTTTCTCCAGGAGCTCACAGAGGTTTAGCAAGGGCAGGAGTCACCACCCAAATGGTTACAGATACTCGGATGGGGCCGGTAGTAGGGTGCCATGGGGTTGACGCTGACTTGTGACTCCTTGTGGATCAGAGTAGATCTGGGTATCATCAGGTTTCCAAcgactgtttttttttaagttcatgccATGAGGTCTTTCCTTcttagtggacttgaacctccaaccttttggtcaatCTCTGAGCATGCCAATTACTTGACTCAAACCAAAGCTGGGTCATAAACACAGACCTGGGTGCCACAGGCCCAGGGAAAGCGCTTTTGGAGGTGGTCTGTAAGCTGGGTCTGCAGGGTGCGtttggaggaggggtggggtgagggtgctcCAGGGCCCTGGAGCCATACGGAGGTAAAGTGGGTTTGAAGAGCAGGGTTGTTGATGGTGGGGGTGGCTTTGGGGTATGGGGTCGGGCCCGGAAGTGGAGTTTGATGGGCTTGGACAGAGGACCCAGCTCCCAAGGAGGGGAGCAGCAACAGGCAGGGGTTCCTCTGTTGTTTCTCATCTGTGCCCTCTCGGTTTCACTTTGTCTTTTCCTTCTCCAGTGCCCAGTGGCGAGTGGGGGCTCGGGCTCTTTCCCCAGGCTTTGGCAATCTTCCTGTCCACCCtgccgggtgggggtggggtggagaagggagAACTGGTACTACTGTTTCTGAGTCACGTGATCAGAACCCTTGGCAGTGGCGGTCTGGTGTCGGGGCCTGTTCTGTTTGTTGTCCCATTCTCCTCTCAGATCTGAGCAGGTAGCTCTCTGGGCATTAGGGTCCTGTTGGCCCCCTTCTTATCCTGCATCTCCTTGTTCTTCTCCTCTGTGGGAACCAGACTGGAAGGGAGGGAGGCTGTCAGCCCTTCCCTCAGCCTAGCTCACAACCCTCACCGGTTCTCGTGGCAGTCAAGGAGCGGAGTAAGACTTGCGCGCTGGGATCAGAGACTAGCTTTGGTGGTGGTTTCCCGGGACAGCGCCCGGCCAgtggatagacaggtggtgggtgGTTTGGCTCCACCCCAGAGTAAGGACAGCATGTTGGGGGCCTACTGTCTTCGTTCTCAAAGTCCGCCCCTGAAGGGATCTTTTcatccttcctctctgctcccagACACCCTGTTGGGGCAGGATGTCAGCACCCCGGGTTCTATTTTCACATTCTTACAGTTTATGTAAACTACTGTGTCAACACATCTAACAAAATTTACAAGCCATTTTCAGATTGCCCCAATTATGTCAAAAAGTGTCTTTTTACACTTGGGCTTGTTTTGAATCAGGATCTAAACATAGACCACATGTTTAAACATTTGTTTATTGAGTCTCTTAAATCTTGTAATCTAGACTAGTACTCCTTTCCAGCCAGctccccccctttcttttctccttttcatGCCATTGGCTTCTTGAAAAGATGGGGTCATGTGTCCTGGGGACTttactggagagtctggcttTGATTGAGTGCTTGCTTCTTCATGTAACTGATTTGCCCTTCTAGACCCTGGGTTTCTTCTGTAGACCACAACTGAGTTCTGCAGCCTTGACTAGATTCAGGTCCACTTTTGAAGGGAGCACAAAGATGAAACGGGACTTCCTATCATGACTTCAgggccacagagtggctgataggTTTCTTTTCGCTGATGCTGAACTTAGCCAGATTGTGGTGTTTTCAGTCCCTCATTATCAAGTCCCTACAGTCTCCATCAACGAATCCGGTTGTTGTCATGGAGACACCACCGGGTGTAGGAGTGGAACTACACTCCAAGGCCCTGTTTTCCTCGGGAGATTGCCAGGActtgcttctgaggtgcctcCAGGTACACTCAAACCTGTAGCCAAGCACATTGGCCG includes these proteins:
- the ZNF592 gene encoding zinc finger protein 592 isoform X1, with the protein product MGDMKTPDFDDLLAAFDIPDPTSLDAKEAIQTPSEENENPLKASGMCMDESVSLSHSGSAPDVPAVSVIVKNTSRQESFEAEKDHITPSLLHNGFRGPDLPPDPHSMGHNCGKFDSTFMNGDSVRSFPGKLEPPKSEPLPTFNQFSPISSPEPEDTIKDNGFGMKPKHSDSYFPPPPVGGPALEALGKFPVPELHMFDHFCKKEPKSEPLPLETQQEQERSGPKAAEPHKELDASRFFGDALEFNSHPRNRISESKGLAPELGMCSSVPPRQRLKPVHSKLSSCVAALVALQAKRAASVTKEDQPGHTKDPSGPPKEGSKGSPKMPKSPKSPRSPLEATRKSIKPSDSPRSICSDSSSKGSPSVAASSPPAIPKVRIKTIKTSSGEIKRTVTRILPDPDDPTKSPIGSPLGSASAEAPSEVPGDEGVTLPAEEHFAEVDLNSGSPQEDPKGEESKAGEPPSPSCSSGSRASKGAAVGSQTGRKQQQSSALQASSLAPANLLPKAVHLANLNLVPHSVAASVTAKSSTPRRSQPQLTQMSVPLVHQVKKAAPLAVELFNKVLHSANPVPVYAPNLSPPVDSRIHVPASGYCCLECGDAFALEKSLSQHYSRRSVHIEVLCTLCSKTLLFFNKCSLLRHARDHKSKGLVMQCSQLLMKPISADQMFVSAPVNSTAPAAPAAPAPSPSPKPDLTSGPAGPPPPALPLYPDPVRLIRYRLKCLECHKPVQDYIALAAHLQRLAEETEGLTCPVCQMLLPNQCSFCAHQRIHAHKSPYCCPECGALCRSAYFQTHVKENCLHYARKVGYRCIHCGVVHLTLALLKSHIQERHCQVFHKCAFCPMAFKTASSTADHSTSQHPSQPHRPSQLIYKCSCEAVFNKKRHLQQHFYQNASKAQVGVFKCPECPLLFPQKPELMQHVKSTHGVPRNLDELSSLQSSVDTSSSRPGSRVPAEPPATSVAARGSSLSSSRWGRSEAHRRTETRPRLRTTGWTCQECQEWVPDRESYVSHMKKSHGRVLKRYPCRQCEQSFHTPNSLRKHIRNNHDTVKKVYTCGYCTEDSPSFPRPSLLESHISLMHGIRNPDLSQTSKVRAPGGPLPQVNHLKRKSEAVDAVGTSNGMAASSPKRHKSLFQCAKCSFATDSGLEFKGHIPQHQTDNSTAQCLLCGLCYTSAGSLSRHLFIVHKMRDQEEEEDGEEVVEPATEAAEPEVGSVETVPMETRENGLEECASGSLLAEPEARSVGPAPEEDGAQDAWSQPQAPPDQDSHTPSL
- the ZNF592 gene encoding zinc finger protein 592 isoform X2: MGDMKTPDFDDLLAAFDIPDPTSLDAKEAIQTPSEENENPLKASGMCMDESVSLSHSGSAPDVPAVSVIVKNTSRQESFEAEKDHITPSLLHNGFRGPDLPPDPHSMGHNCGKFDSTFMNGDSVRSFPGKLEPPKSEPLPTFNQFSPISSPEPEDTIKDNGFGMKPKHSDSYFPPPPVGGPALEALGKFPVPELHMFDHFCKKEPKSEPLPLETQQEQERSGPKAAEPHKELDASRFFGDALEFNSHPRNRISESKGLAPELGMCSSVPPRQRLKPVHSKLSSCVAALVALQAKRAASVTKEDQPGHTKDPSGPPKEGSKGSPKMPKSPKSPRSPLEATRKSIKPSDSPRSICSDSSSKGSPSVAASSPPAIPKVRIKTIKTSSGEIKRTVTRILPDPDDPTKSPIGSPLGSASAEAPSEVPGDEGVTLPAEEHFAEVDLNSGSPQEDPKGEESKAGEPPSPSCSSGSRASKGAAVGSQTGRKQQQSSALQASSLAPANLLPKAVHLANLNLVPHSVAASVTAKSSTPRRSQPQLTQMSVPLVHQVKKAAPLAVELFNKVLHSANPVPVYAPNLSPPVDSRIHVPASGYCCLECGDAFALEKSLSQHYSRRSVHIEVLCTLCSKTLLFFNKCSLLRHARDHKSKGLVMQCSQLLMKPISADQMFVSAPVNSTAPAAPAAPAPSPSPKPDLTSGPAGPPPPALPLYPDPVRLIRYRLKCLECHKPVQDYIALAAHLQRLAEETEGLTCPVCQMLLPNQCSFCAHQRIHAHKSPYCCPECGALCRSAYFQTHVKENCLHYARKVGYRCIHCGVVHLTLALLKSHIQERHCQVFHKCAFCPMAFKTASSTADHSTSQHPSQPHRPSQLIYKCSCEAVFNKKRHLQQHFYQNASKAQVGVFKCPECPLLFPQKPELMQHVKSTHGVPRNLDELSSLQSSVDTSSSRPGSRVPAEPPATSVAARGSSLSSSRWGRSEAHRRTETRPRLRTTGWTCQECQEWVPDRESYVSHMKKSHGRVLKRYPCRQCEQSFHTPNSLRKHIRNNHDTVKKVYTCGYCTEDSPSFPRPSLLESHISLMHGIRNPDLSQTSKVRAPGGPLPQVNHLKRKSEAVDAVGTSNGMAASSPKRHKSLFQCAKCSFATDSGLEFKGHIPQHQTDNSTAQCLLCGLCYTSAGSLSRHLFIVHKMRDQEEEEDGEEVVEPATEAAEPELCAP